One genomic window of Coffea eugenioides isolate CCC68of chromosome 1, Ceug_1.0, whole genome shotgun sequence includes the following:
- the LOC113781443 gene encoding DNA-directed RNA polymerase III subunit RPC8 — protein sequence MFCLSEIEHTLRLPPHLLNLPLAEAIKGELEGLFLDKVIAKLGLCISVYDIRSIDGGFIFPGDGASTYTVKFRLLMFRPFLGEVISARLKESSSTGLRLSLGFFDDIYIPRALLPSPSHDEPDPEDKNQVRWIWEFNEQNYPIDGMDEIRFRVHSIQYPSLPLEQDDGSKPFAPMLITGSLDADGLGPIAWWV from the exons ATGTTCTGCTTGAGCGAGATTGAGCACACGTTGCGATTGCCTCCCCATCTCCTTAATCTTCCTCTTGCCGAAGCTATTAAGGGAGAACTCGAAGGTCTGTTTCTAGACAAG GTTATTGCAAAATTGGGGCTTTGTATATCTGTGTACGATATTAGGTCAATTGATGGCGGCTTTATCTTTCCGGGAGATGGCGCTTCAACTTATACG GTGAAGTTCAGACTGCTAATGTTTCGCCCCTTTCTAGGAGAGGTTATTTCCGCAAGACTTAAAGAGTCTTCCTCCACCGGTTTACGCT TGTCACTTGGATTTTTTGATGACATATACATACCTAGAGCTTTGTTACCAAGTCCCTCACATGATGAGCCTGATCCAGAAGATAA GAACCAGGTCAGGTGGATATGGGAGTTTAATGAACAAAATTACCCTATCGATGGCATGGATGAG ATTAGATTCCGGGTTCACAGCATTCAGTATCCTTCACTACCACTGGAGCAAGATGATGGTTCAAAACCTTTCGCCCCTATGCTGATCACT GGATCACTTGATGCTGATGGTTTGGGTCCCATTGCATGGTGGGTTTAA